A genomic stretch from Arthrobacter sp. KBS0702 includes:
- a CDS encoding ABC transporter substrate-binding protein: MSFSAAVPAPTSPDRRPSARRLRRAAAAGLAAAVALSACAGPTGNARVDAADASGDGTLRIGLILDNTGKQSFLNAPQLAAAKLAVKEINAAGGHKGRPVELLPESIGTDTASQAKNLVAAKADVVIGPTDSSRAADAIDVLSRAKVALISPANAAPGLSKYKSGGYYFRTAAADIAQASVLVKLAKDGGAKSIAVLHEEGSYGKEVSVAVSAAAKAAALGTSVDAEFTAGHAQQAAAAAKAASPDAVVLVARDGAQGAIAELNNAGLAGNKLVLSDGAVNQYGHGLGSRALDGARGVLPGTFPSAHFQAELVAVDPGLKDMAFAAETYDAVNLAAIAAAAAEDDAGTSIASRLIAVSGGTAGAAGTASGEAEACGSYQDCVAALRAGKRPDYNGQSGPINFDANGDVTAAAYMVYSYGSDNNAKMTGSETARSAGS; the protein is encoded by the coding sequence GTGTCATTCTCCGCTGCCGTACCCGCCCCGACGAGCCCGGACCGCCGGCCGTCCGCCAGGCGGCTCCGCCGCGCGGCGGCTGCCGGCCTGGCAGCAGCCGTGGCGCTCAGTGCGTGCGCCGGGCCCACCGGCAACGCCCGGGTGGACGCCGCCGACGCCAGCGGGGACGGCACCTTGCGGATCGGCCTGATCCTGGACAACACCGGCAAACAAAGCTTCCTGAACGCCCCCCAGCTCGCGGCGGCAAAGCTGGCGGTCAAGGAGATCAACGCGGCGGGCGGCCACAAGGGCAGGCCCGTGGAACTGCTGCCGGAATCGATCGGCACGGATACGGCGTCCCAGGCCAAGAACCTTGTGGCGGCCAAGGCCGACGTCGTGATCGGACCGACCGACTCCAGCCGGGCCGCCGACGCCATTGACGTGCTCTCCCGGGCCAAGGTCGCCCTCATTTCCCCGGCCAACGCAGCACCGGGGCTCAGCAAGTACAAGAGCGGCGGCTACTACTTCCGGACCGCCGCCGCGGACATCGCGCAGGCTTCCGTGCTCGTTAAGCTCGCCAAGGACGGCGGCGCCAAGTCGATCGCCGTGCTGCACGAGGAGGGCAGCTACGGCAAGGAAGTCTCCGTGGCCGTCTCCGCTGCCGCGAAGGCCGCCGCCCTCGGTACCTCGGTCGACGCCGAGTTCACGGCCGGCCACGCGCAGCAGGCGGCGGCGGCAGCCAAGGCGGCCTCCCCGGACGCCGTCGTGCTGGTGGCCCGGGACGGCGCCCAAGGCGCCATCGCCGAGCTCAATAACGCGGGCCTGGCCGGAAACAAGCTCGTCCTTAGCGACGGCGCCGTCAACCAGTACGGCCACGGCCTCGGCTCCAGGGCCCTGGACGGCGCCCGCGGGGTGCTCCCCGGCACCTTCCCCTCCGCACACTTCCAGGCCGAACTCGTGGCCGTCGACCCCGGCCTGAAGGACATGGCCTTCGCCGCCGAGACGTACGACGCCGTCAACCTCGCCGCCATCGCCGCTGCCGCCGCGGAGGACGACGCCGGGACCTCGATCGCCTCGAGGCTCATTGCCGTCTCCGGCGGGACGGCCGGTGCCGCAGGAACGGCGTCCGGCGAGGCCGAGGCCTGCGGGTCCTACCAGGACTGCGTGGCAGCCCTCCGCGCCGGCAAGCGCCCCGACTACAACGGGCAGTCCGGGCCTATCAACTTCGACGCCAACGGCGACGTCACCGCCGCCGCCTACATGGTCTACAGCTACGGCTCCGACAACAACGCCAAGATGACCGGCAGCGAAACCGCCCGCAGCGCCGGCTCCTGA
- a CDS encoding cold-shock protein, with protein MALGTVKWFNAEKGYGFITVDSSGDDVFVHWSAINGEGYRALTEGQRVELEIGEGDKGPQAESVRPA; from the coding sequence ATGGCACTGGGGACCGTCAAGTGGTTCAACGCCGAAAAGGGCTACGGCTTCATCACCGTCGACAGCTCCGGGGACGACGTCTTCGTGCACTGGTCCGCGATCAACGGCGAGGGCTACCGCGCCCTCACCGAGGGCCAGCGGGTGGAGCTCGAAATCGGCGAAGGCGACAAGGGCCCGCAGGCCGAAAGCGTCCGGCCCGCCTAG